ACACGTCGTCTCGATCTTCACGCTCATCCCCTGCTCTGGCATCCGCCCCGAACTGAACAATAGTGTAGCCACGTTCGGCCCGTTGGTCGGTCGCCGTCCGCTCAGTCGAGCCGGGATAGGTCGCGAACGTTCCCCCGATATCCTCGTAGGCAGGCGTGTGATCGTCGCCGAGAAGCGCCACGTCGAATCCAATAGAGGACGAGGACAGAACGCTGGGAAGCGACCACTCCGCATGCGGGACTAGCGGCTCAAACGCGCCGTGCGCGACCAACACCGCGTGTTCGGCATCGTGCTGTTCGAAATCGTATTCCAGCTGATCTCGTCGCGATGGGGACACGTAATCCTGCCCGTAGACGGCCACGTCGTCCAGGACTGTCGGCTCATAATTGAGATGAATCGCATCAGCGACCTCCGAGAACACGGAAACCCATTGCTCGTCGCGAGTCGAATCGTGGTTCCCTGCGACGGTGAGAAAGGGAATATCGGCTGCCTGGAGCCGACGGAGTTGTCGGATTGCGTGAAGAAGCGGCCCGATGCGCGGATTCGAATCGTGAAACATGTCTCCGCTGTGAACAACACCGTCGACGTCGAGATCAATCGCGTCGTCGATTACCTGCTCGAACGCTGCGGCGAA
This genomic stretch from Halomarina ordinaria harbors:
- a CDS encoding DNA repair exonuclease, whose product is MTVLLHTSDTHLGYHQYHRQERADDFAAAFEQVIDDAIDLDVDGVVHSGDMFHDSNPRIGPLLHAIRQLRRLQAADIPFLTVAGNHDSTRDEQWVSVFSEVADAIHLNYEPTVLDDVAVYGQDYVSPSRRDQLEYDFEQHDAEHAVLVAHGAFEPLVPHAEWSLPSVLSSSSIGFDVALLGDDHTPAYEDIGGTFATYPGSTERTATDQRAERGYTIVQFGADARAGDEREDRDDV